One window of Desulfarculus baarsii DSM 2075 genomic DNA carries:
- a CDS encoding sigma factor, whose translation MSQNRYHGIDEYTVRLITFKAKQLSAHPGFSAADREDLEQELLLDLLRRQPKYDPARAQNNTFVARVVEHRAATLIEERKAGLRDYRLQAFSLNDHIEDEDGVRCERSETFDQDDYLLRTGRQSRSSDELRDLGIDVRSVVDQLPPKLRDLCQRLMRDSITDVSRETGIPRSSLYGIIDKVRAAFKDSGLEDYL comes from the coding sequence ATGTCCCAGAACCGTTACCACGGCATCGACGAATACACAGTCCGTTTGATCACCTTCAAAGCCAAGCAACTCTCCGCCCACCCCGGCTTCTCCGCTGCGGACCGCGAGGACCTGGAGCAGGAACTGCTGCTCGACCTGCTGCGTCGCCAGCCCAAATACGATCCCGCCCGGGCTCAAAACAACACCTTCGTCGCGCGCGTCGTGGAGCACCGCGCCGCGACCCTCATCGAAGAGCGCAAGGCCGGTCTGCGCGATTACCGGCTTCAGGCGTTCTCTCTGAACGATCACATCGAGGATGAAGACGGCGTGCGCTGCGAACGCTCGGAAACCTTTGACCAGGACGACTACCTGCTGCGCACGGGGCGACAGAGCCGTTCATCCGATGAACTGCGGGACCTGGGCATCGACGTGCGTTCGGTCGTGGATCAGTTGCCGCCCAAGCTGCGTGACCTGTGCCAGAGGCTGATGCGCGACTCCATCACTGACGTCTCGCGCGAAACCGGCATCCCCAGATCGAGCCTGTACGGCATCATCGACAAGGTCCGCGCCGCATTCAAGGACTCTGGGCTGGAAGACTACCTCTAG